The Fundidesulfovibrio magnetotacticus genome has a segment encoding these proteins:
- a CDS encoding adenine phosphoribosyltransferase, with product MDLRALLREIPDVPKPGILFFDITPLLGDGVAFRKAIDTFAERFADKGATKVVCAEARGFIFGAALAYKLGIGFVPVRKPGKLPWKTASVTYDLEYGTDTLCMHEDALLHGEKVLVIDDVLATGGTLTGMLQLMKNFEAEIVGIGILVELCFLNGRDKLNGLPLDSIIQIS from the coding sequence ATGGACCTTCGCGCCTTGTTACGGGAAATTCCCGACGTGCCCAAGCCGGGCATCCTCTTCTTCGACATCACCCCGTTGCTGGGCGACGGCGTGGCCTTCCGCAAAGCCATCGACACCTTTGCCGAGCGTTTCGCCGACAAAGGCGCCACCAAGGTGGTCTGCGCCGAGGCGCGCGGCTTCATCTTCGGGGCGGCCCTGGCCTACAAGCTGGGCATCGGCTTCGTGCCCGTGCGCAAGCCGGGCAAGCTCCCCTGGAAGACCGCCTCCGTCACCTACGACCTGGAGTACGGCACCGACACCCTCTGCATGCACGAGGACGCCCTGCTGCACGGCGAAAAGGTCCTGGTGATCGACGACGTGCTGGCCACCGGCGGCACCCTCACGGGCATGCTCCAGCTCATGAAGAATTTCGAGGCCGAGATCGTGGGCATCGGCATCCTGGTGGAACTGTGCTTCCTCAACGGCCGCGACAAGCTCAACGGCCTGCCGCTGGACTCCATCATCCAGATCAGCTGA
- the mtnP gene encoding S-methyl-5'-thioadenosine phosphorylase produces the protein MKIGIIGGSGLDNPDILENPRDFEADTPYGKPNSTLRQGTIKGRDVVLLARHGRGHTCPPTFVNYRGNILALKAAGCTHILATTAVGSLKAEIKRGDLVVLDQFIDFTRLRPLTFHERFEPHCPVHTPMADPFDQGLRERLIAACAKFGYSHHPTGTVVTIEGPRFSTRAESNMFRQWGADVINMSIATEAILAAEAGIPYAAVAMSTDYDCWKTDEPPVTWEDILHIFKQNAEKVTGVLIEVIAGMEASKA, from the coding sequence ATGAAGATCGGCATCATCGGCGGCAGCGGCCTGGACAACCCCGACATCCTGGAAAACCCCAGGGACTTCGAGGCGGACACCCCCTACGGCAAGCCCAACTCCACCCTGCGCCAGGGAACCATCAAGGGCCGCGACGTGGTGCTCCTGGCCCGCCATGGCCGGGGACACACCTGCCCCCCCACCTTCGTGAACTACCGGGGCAACATCCTGGCCCTCAAGGCCGCCGGGTGCACCCACATCCTGGCCACCACGGCCGTGGGCTCGCTCAAGGCCGAGATCAAACGCGGCGACCTGGTGGTGCTCGACCAGTTCATCGACTTCACCCGCCTGCGCCCCCTCACCTTCCACGAGCGCTTCGAGCCCCACTGCCCCGTGCACACCCCCATGGCCGACCCCTTCGACCAGGGCCTGCGCGAGAGGCTCATCGCGGCCTGCGCCAAGTTCGGCTACAGCCACCACCCCACCGGCACCGTGGTGACCATCGAAGGCCCGCGCTTCTCCACCCGCGCGGAATCCAACATGTTCCGCCAGTGGGGCGCGGACGTGATCAACATGAGCATCGCCACCGAGGCCATCCTGGCCGCCGAGGCGGGCATCCCCTACGCTGCGGTGGCCATGTCCACCGACTACGACTGCTGGAAGACCGACGAACCCCCCGTCACCTGGGAGGACATCCTGCACATCTTCAAGCAGAACGCGGAGAAGGTGACGGGCGTGCTCATCGAGGTGATCGCCGGCATGGAAGCCTCCAAGGCCTGA